The region ATATTCgtgatctttttctttcctttgacttttcagcttcattatttctcataatttaatttttttaaatcacgtattcattcttctgcttcttctatcCTTGCGCTCATTGTATCTGGTGGATTTTGCATCTTGATTAcaggattttttatttcagactgACGAGTgtttagatcttttatctctgtggtaagggacTCTCTGGTGTCTCTTACGCTTTTCTTAAGTCCAGAGAGTATCCTTAGatgttgttttatttgtattcattcatttttttaaagattttatttatttattcatgagagacacagagagagagagagattgagagagagaggcagagacacaggcagagggaggagcaggcttcatgcagggagcccgatgtgggactcgatcccaggtctccaggatcacaccccgggctgcaggcggtgataaaccgctgtgccaccagggctgcccttagatgctgttttaaattctgggtcaggcatattacttatatctgttggAATAGATCCCTGGCTATgaccttttttgttctttcttttgggatgaagtCTTCCCTCTTGGCATTTTGCCTAAGTCTCTGTCTTCTAGGTGTTAGGAAAACCTTTATGTTTCTTTGTCATAGGGGTGATGACTGTATTAAGAAGAGGTTGTATGCTGACCAGGCAGGGCCTGGGCTTCAGGAAGTGTCTGGAGTATGCTGTgtactctgctgctgtgttttggcaGCTCTTTCCCTTAGGTCACCTGTGCAGTGTTTCCGCCTGCCTGCAGTGTGCCCTTGTCCAGTGTGTGGTGAATTTTACCTAGATGTGCGGTGGTCATCTTGGTAGAAAGGCTAGACCCAGTATCCATTACAGCTGGTGTTGTATCACTCCATGGTCTGTAGTCTTGGGTGTGGGGAGTGGGTGCTGGTtgtctggggagggagaggcccaGCTGCCTTTCCGGCTCTCAGGTACACTTGCCCTTTGAAGAAAGCACCTGCAGAGCATAAGGGGATGGGGATCGGTGTAAGTTTCTCAAGctcccactttgttctctgtactgCTGCCTGAAGTCCTCAGTGTTGACTAGGAGCGGATAAAAATGGCATCATGCACTCAGTGTTCACACCCACAGCTATTCAGGAAGCCATCATAGAAGAGGGAACCATGTTCCCTCATTGGCCCCAGGCTTCCTTCAGATTCCTGCcttccccctgtctgtgtctgaGCTGTCTgacccccagtggctcagtgctCCTGTTTTATCTCATGCATGCTGGctgggtttcaaaactccaaattttagggacccAGTGTGGCATGGAGCCACACTAATCCTCTGGGAGGGTCTGCCCTTTGTGGCCGGTGCCACTATGTCCCTAAAGGGCCATCACGTGAACACACTGGGTCTTGGAGTTTATGGTGAAGCACAGCGAAAAAGCCAGTGTCCAGGTTAGCTGCCCTCAGCAGCTGCCTCTGCTCCTATGGTAATGCGTGGGGCAGTTCAATGCTGTCTGCTGCCTGTTTTGTCCCTGAGTGGCAGTGCCACCTCTCCTAGATACACTCCAGTGGgccccaggggatcctcagacacGCTGTCTGCTGCTGGACCTCTgcccgcccacccccaccccaggagcacTTCAGAGCTGGCCAGGCTCCACCCATGGAGATGGCATGGAGTTCTGAGATTCCAGACTCTGAGCTCCCCTGCTTCCAAGAACTTTCTATAATCAGCCCCTTTTGCTTTCTCCCCTCgatggctttggggaaatgtttctCTTGTGCCCCATGCATGTCCTCTCCCACACgcactctcctctctccctgaccatggccccctccccccttcaccTACCCCAGATCCTGTCTCCCCCAGACCTACCTTCCAGGCTGTAGCCCCTTTTCTCCAAGTTCTGCACTTTGCTCTCCATCCTCAGATCagtttcttgggtgttcagaatgatttggtaTTTCTCTAGCTGTGGTCATGGGATGAGGCAAGCCTAGGGTCGCCCTCCTATTCCTTCCTCTTAATTCCTCCTCCCCTTGTCCAGCAGTCTGAACAGCCACGCGCAGGAGGTGTTTAGAGTGAGGTAGTGAGACTGGTGGAAGCCCTGGCTGTCCTGGCCTGGATCTGCTGCTGCAAAccaagagaggcagggacacttGTGAAGATGGCTACTGACCCCAGAGAAGTGCTTGATCTGAGGTCCATGGGAAGCGCTTTTGTATCCTTGAAAACTAGGTTCCCTTCCTGGCCCACACAGAGCATAAGAAGTATCTTAGTTCCCTGAGGTCAGACCTCCCAGGCCTTGGTTCTAGCACAAAGGCTAATGAAGTCAGCATCACGAAGTGAGTCTGAACTCGAGAGTCCAGGGGCAGGTGTTCAGAGACCTTGCCTCTGTGTAAAGTCTGTTTCCTCCCTTGGGTTTGAAATTCTTTTAAGTGGCGCAGGACATCAGTAGTGCCCACCTTCCCCACCCTGTCCTTTCTCACACCCTGGTGGCCCTCCTCCGTCCCACTACAGAGGGCTTCCTGTGACAGCTGAACACATCTGAATGTCCTGATGGGGCCTCTAgacccctggggccctgggccaggtGTCCTGGGCTCCTTGCTCCCCTGTTACTATATCTGAAGCCTCCTTGCTTGCAGATAGCCTGTCTTTTTGGGTTCAGGGACTTGTACCTGCCGCTCTCTTCCTGTGCCAGGGACACCCCATCTCCAGCTCTCTGTAAGGCCCACTCTCTTTCTCAGGTCACCCGTGTGGTGAGCCTTCACCCATCATCTATTGGAAATAGCAGCCCCAGTCTTAGTGTTTTGCTGTATTCTCTGAACCTGGTGCCGTCCCACAGAGCTCCTTGTCTGTTGAActgtcctccttctcctccaggGCAGATCAGGAGTGGAGCACGTCCACTGCCAGGCCCTGAGAAGCACCTCATCACAGTCGGTGCTCATTAAACACAAGTATCTCTTGACATCCAGTTAGTTCCCACGTGCTCAGGAAGAGTTAGGAAGGCAGGGGTTTCCATGTTTTGTGAGTCTATCTGGCTTCTGAATTGCAGCTGCTACGTAGTAAGATGTCTAATATTGAGGGAACCATCTAAAAACCTGTCTGAATCTGTTCAGGTCCTGAATTGGGGTAGTAAGGCTTCAAATAGGGAGAGTTTGGAAATTTGGGAAAGACGAAACTTATAATTGCTCAATTTGTAAGGGAAAGGGAAGACCCAGGTAAGACAGGGATGAAAGTAGGGCTGCTGAGGCCATTGAGTCAGAGGACATCACTGGTGTCACTTCAGCAGCTCAGGCTCCCTGGTGGTGGTTCCTCCCTGGGGATGACAGTGCCACCTGGACTTATCACTAGAGGCGATCTTCTCTTCAAAacactttaagaaagaaagaagaatggaatGTGTCCCTGGAGGTCCTCCCACTAAAATACTCCTGCACTTGAAAGTGTAACATGTGCTGGCCTGAAACTCAGTCACGTGGCCTGGAGCCTGATGGTGCTGGGTCTGACGTGCTGTTGGGGCCCAGGTGCTCTGTGGTGGGAGCCCTCTTCTCCAGGCAATGCTTTAACAGAGTTTCCTGCTGAAACACTGTCTCCTTGTGGCCTCTCCCCCCCTTGGTTCCTATCATTGCAGCAGCTTCACTGTTGGGAGAGGTGCCAGTTCAAAGGCAAAGTCTGCGAAGCTGCTCGAGGTTCTGAATgcactggaggaggaggaggagcgcaGCCACAGCAGGCAGGAGATCTTCATTGCGCCACCTGACAGTGCCTCAGGGGACTTCACTGACGAGGACTCAGGGGACGAAGGTGGCCGACGAGGCTTCCACCTGCCCGGCAGCGTCCTGCATGCCTCCGTGGTGCCTGAGGACTCTGGCGcagacgaggaggaggaggaggaggaggaggaggaggaggaggaggaggaggaggaggagaaggaggaacagCTGTTGCAGCCGGCCTTGAAGAGACAGAGGGCAATGGTGGAGCCTCGGCGTATTTGGACCAAGAGAGATATCCAAGCTGACTTCTGCAGCTGGACTGCATCTGATCCTCACATAGAGGATCTCAAGAGCCAGGAACTGAGTCCTGTCGGCCTCTTTGAGTTGTTTTTTGATGAAGGAACAATTAGTTTCATTGTTAATGAAACCAATCGTTATGCTTGGCAGAAAAATGTCAACCTGGGGCTCACAGCCCAGGAATTAAAGTGTGTTCTGGGCATTTTGATTTTAAGTGGGTATATATCCTATCCAAGGAGAAGGATGTTTTGGGAAACCTCTCCTGATTCCCATCATCATCTTGTGGCTGATGCAATCAGAAGGGACAGGTTCGAAGTGATCTTCTCCTACCTACATTTTGCAGATAACAATGAGCTGGATGAAAGTGATAGGTTTGCCAAAGTCAGGCCTCTCATCGTCCGGATGAATTGCAATTTCCAGAAGCACGCACCCTTGGAAGAGTTCTACAGCTTTGGAGAGTCCATGTGTGAGTACTTTGGGCACCGAGGATCCAAGCagctgcctgcagggaggcccatgCAGCTGGGCTACAAGATCTGGTGTGGGACAACCAGCAGGGGCTACCTGGTGTGGTTTGAGCCCTCACAGGGCACGCTGTTCACCAAATCAGACAGGGGTCTAGACCTAGGAGGCAGTATGGTGGTGAAGTTTGTGGATGCGCTTCAGGAGCGTGGCTGTCGGCCTTACCACATATTTTTCGACAAGGTTTTTACAAGTGTCAAACTCCTGtccattttgaagaaaaagggGGTGAAGGCCACAGGAACTGTTCATGAGTATAGGACTGAGCGATGTCCCCTCAAAGATCCCAAAGaacttaagaaaatgaagagaggtTCATTTGATTATAAAGTCGATGAGAGCGAGGAGATTATCGTGTGCCGCTGGCATGATGGCAGTGTGGTCAACTTCTGCTCCAATGCTGTGGGCATAGAGCCGGTGGGGCTGACCAGCCATCCTTCAGGAGCAGCCAAAACACGGACCCAGGTCCATCAGCCCTCTCTGGTGAAGCTGTACCAGGAGAAGGGGGGCGGTGTCAGTCGGATGGACCAGAACATTGCTAAGTACAAGGTGAAGATCCGGGGCATGAAGTGGTATTCAAGCTTCATTGGCTATGTCATCGATGCTGCCCTGAATAATGCCTGGCAGCTGCACAGGATCTGCAGCCATGATGCCCAGGTGGACCTCCTGGCCTTCCGGAGATATGTGGCCTGTGTGTACCTAGAGAGCAATGCTAACGTGTCCTCCCAAGGGAGGCGAAGCAGGCGGCTAGAAACTGAGAGCCGCTTTGACATGATTGGGCACTGGATCGTCCACCAGGACAAGAGGACCCGGTGTGCCCTCTGCCACTCACAGACCAACACGCGCTGTGAAAAATGCCAGAAGGGTGTCCACGCCAAGTGCTTCAGGGAGTACCATATCCGGTGATGCACGAGGGCCAGAGGGAGCCCTGTGGATGTTTGGTTTATAATGAGATTTTACAGCTACTTACATATAGTAGATGGAGCACCTGATTTTGTGTTGGGAAAAAGAGACCTGAATCCCTCAttatttgcttttgtattttctccGTATCTCCATTATActtctctttttattgtcttctgtGATGCCCACATGTAATATAAATTAGTATTTATATTGGCAATGATCGGTGTTTATAAATCTCTAGATTATACTTCTTATTTACTTCAACAATGGGCCCTTTTTATTCAGATAAAAATCTTCCTTTGAGTTATACCTGAGTCCCAGTAAAGAAAGTCAAATATAGCCAAAAACTTTGTGAAACTTTTATGAAGAGTAAAAAAGGTAATTGCATGCTACTGATGACAATCTAAGATGGAACATTAGTATATAGGTATGGTATTGATGTGATGAaggatattttatcattttatttcactttaacaCTAGCCGACTCTCCGTGGAtagatatttatctatttatctctgCCTTCTATTTATCCAGAGGGCTAGATTTGTAGACTCTATCAagattttcttgataaaaatattttcctggggCGACTAGGTGGCTCCCTTGGTGAAGTGtcagctttcagctcagatcatgatcccagagtcctgggatggagtcccacatccagctctctgctcaccGGGtagtctgtctctttctcccccactttctccccctgcttctccccatgaCTCATTCTTTCCCCccctcaaattaattaattaactaaatattttcctactttaaGTATATTCTTTTGGGATCCACTTTCATAACTAGAGCGAGATaggaatctctctctctgccaaaacAATGGtttgcatcattttaaaaaatatatgcatatttcccCACTGATTTCAATTCTAACTATATAAATTCCTGAAATTTTGGGTTAAGTATTAAAACACAGGAGTTATTCCAGACGACTAAAAGAAATACCTGTAAAAATTTGGACCTATCAAACATCAGagaaaggaactttttttttttactttttaaaaattcaatgtttATTACTAATTTGGGGGTAGCATATAGTGATTCTCAATGGCAATAATAACTAGTGCTggttacatcaagtgccctctgtAACGCCCATCACCCAAACACctcatcccccacctccctcccctccagcaaccgtcagtttgtttcctatagttgagtctctGATGCTTTGCCTCCCTTGCTATTTTCATTctgtttgatttttcatttccttcacttCCCTTATGtacattgcttttgtttcttaaattccacatgtgagtgaaaccatatgatatttgtctatatctctgacttatttcgcttagcctGCCACCGTCTAGTTCCACCCACATTGTGGCAAgggacaagatttcattctctttgccagctctgtagtattccactgtatagaaataccacctctttttcatctattcatcagtcaacaGATATCTGGGTTcattccatagtttggctcttgtggacattgctgctgtaaacattggggtgcaaggaCCACTTTGAATCTGTAGCTTTGtgtcctttgagtaaatacttagttgtgccattgctgggtcatagggtagctctagttctaacttcttgaggaacctccctactgtttccagagtagctgcaggagcttgcattcccatgagtcaacagtgcatgagggttcccctttctctgcatcctcaccagcatctgtGGTTTCCGGAGTTGTTCATTTCAGCCATCTGATGGTGGTTTGCCATTGTgtttttgagttgcatttccctgatgatgagggaccttgagcattttttttcacatgtctggTAGCCATTTACctgtttcatttgcaaatattgaaccacccctgcaaaAACAAGGCCAATTTAAGAGTTGAATTATTACCTGGGAAAAGGTGCTTCCCTAACACAAGGATAAAGGAGAACTCTAAAGAATACAGAACTGCAGCTGGAGTCCTGGCTCCACCAGGCAAGTCTGTCTGATGGAATTTCAGTCGGGAAGTAAGCTACATAAGGCAGGTAGCTCGTCACTGTTCTGGCAAAGTGGGCACACGTACCTGGTTTTTGGAAGCATCCACGGTGGACAGACAGGTCCCTGACACAGCAGGTTTAAAGCAGGTTTAAAGCTGGAGCGGCTGTGGCATGGAAATCTGGGAATGTGGCTCCCTCGCTGGCTGTGAGGAAAGGCCAGGGGAATCCCTAAGGAGCAACACTAGGCACACGGGGCTAGCTGCTGCACACTGTGCACTTGGCTGGTGATGCTGACACTCCGGGCAGAGCGGCCTGTCCCAGCACTTACTGGTCTCCATCATCATGTCTCCAGTGCTTATGTTTTTGcaccctagttttttttttttaaatcacatttatgTTAGTTTTTCAAACCACTAGCATTTAGCTTTATGATTTTCCCCAGCATGCACCTGCTTTCTTTTAATGAAGCTCTGCTTTTATATTTGTAATGTAGttgcttctctcttctgttctatttGCTATtcttctttggcttcttttttttttttttttttaggattttatttatttatgagagacacacagagagaggcagaggcacaggcagagagagagagagggagaagcaggctccatgaagggagtccgacgctcgatcccaggtctccaggatcgtggaAGGCGCTGCTTGTTACTCGACTTATGTTCCATGGAATCTGTGAGGTACGATCATACTTATATTCGAGGCTTGCTGTTTTGTGTCACCAGTCTGCTCCTGCTTCTTTAtccctctttctgcttttttggtttgatgaattattttcattgttccCTTTCAATCTTAATTATTCCGTTTTCTCCCTTCAAGattcagctttatttcttttttcaattaattatCTTCAATGGTGTTACTTCTCCTCTGCTGACTTTCTAGTTCTGCAtatccaggatcatgtcctgggccgaaggcagcgctaaaccattgccacctgggctgctgtcTTCTTTGGCTTCTTAAAGGAGAAGCTTCTTCACCTGATTATCAgcatttcttcttctctaataTAGACACGTGCAAGCCTGTTTGTACCTTTCATCTACACCCCAagcaaaatttgttttcattacaTTCAGTCTGGACTATTTCCTGAGTTTTCCTGTGATGTGTCCCTCGACACATGGCTCACGAacacatgtgttgtttcctgtctcagCAGGAAGGGATTTCCCAGTTGTCTCCATGTTGTGGATTCCCCACTGAAATCCAGTTTTCAGGATCACAGTCAGCGGGAAGTCAGTCTTTTACAATCTGTTGAGACTTGGTTCATCATCAGCATACAGTCTGTGTTGTCGATCATTCTGTCTGAAATGCCGAAGGACATATATTCTGAGTTACTGTGTGTAGTAGTAGAGCCAAAGGGTGCAGGTGCTCGGTCTCCCCTTCGCTGTGGGTTTTCCTGAGTGTTCTGGCCGTTAGCGTGAGAGCGGCGTGTGAAGCCTCCAGGGCTGGTTTGAAATTTGTCCGTTTCTTCCTTTACTTTGCGGGCATATTGCTATGTGCCTATGACAAAGGCTGTGCATGTCATCCCGCCACCCCAACCCTCTCTGGTGTGAGATGTCCCACTTGCTTCAGGCAAGAAGTCTTCACTTTGAGTCAGCTTGGCTTCTACAAGGAGAGCTCACTGCTTCCTTTGGTTTGTGTCTGTGAGCTGCCCATTGTCCCATCTTTTATTGTGGACTTTGTGTCTGGAGTCTGCACGGGCTCCCTGTCAACAGCAGAGACTGGGCTATTGTTTTGATGGGCCGCCGGCTTTTGCTGGAAGGTGCTGCTTGTTGCTCGACTTATGTTCCATGGAATCCGTGAGGCATGATCATACTTACATTCGAGGCTTGCTGTTTTTTGTCACCAATCTGTCCCTGCTTCTTTAtccctctttctgcttttttggtttgatgaattattttcattattccatttcagtcttatttattccattttttcccttcgAGATTAaactttatgtcttttttttaattaattatcttCAATGATGTTACTTCTCCTCTGCTGACTTTCTAGTTCTGCATATGCGTATACATTTATATCCGTTCCTATGCCGGTGCGTGCAGATACACATCATTATTTCAGTTCAGTTGGTGGTCAAGCTGGAGAGTCAGTGCCTCCTGTCTACTTACAGTTCTGTGGCTGACAGCAGGTTTCCTACTTGTAAACACTCAGTCTTAAGACTCACTAGATTGATTCATCACGCTGCCTTTTTATGATCGCCCTCATGTTTCAATTCTACATGCCTGCAACCACAatagtgcttttttttaaaaaaaatcaattttcattCCCCTTCTTTATGTCCATATATATTCATAAGCAGTCATATTCATTTACATATCCATactcaagggcagccctggtggcgcagtggtttagcgccacctgcagcccagggcgtgatcctggaaacccggaatcgaatcccacatcgggctccccgcatggagcctgcttctccctctgcctgtgtctctgcccctctctctctgtctctatgaataagtaaaataaaaaatcttaaaaataaaaaaaagaaagtgttaacATATTCATACTCAAATAGACagcattatttacatatatatttatacatacacatatatatacacacacatacacatgcgtgcacacataTCTTGCTCTTATTTCCTTCAGACGGTCTGTAGTTCAAGTAGAAAATTTTCCTTCAGCCTGAGGAATTGCCTTTTGTATGTTTTATGGAGATCTCTCATATGTTTTCTCAGTTTTGTGGAATATGATTCAGAGTTCCTGGGATtgcatctccctccctctccctctgcctgtcttcacTGATCATgcgcacgcactctctctctctctctcccttaaataaataaataaaatcctaagaattaatactactactactagtaaATAACACACAGAGTGAGCATAAAGATGGACATGCAGGCCTGCTAGGCCTGGCTGGAGACCCCCTCCCTCGTGCCTGTGTTTGTTGTCTTCCCCTTGTGCTGCTG is a window of Vulpes vulpes isolate BD-2025 chromosome 7, VulVul3, whole genome shotgun sequence DNA encoding:
- the PGBD2 gene encoding piggyBac transposable element-derived protein 2, with protein sequence MASTSSSFTVGRGASSKAKSAKLLEVLNALEEEEERSHSRQEIFIAPPDSASGDFTDEDSGDEGGRRGFHLPGSVLHASVVPEDSGADEEEEEEEEEEEEEEEEEEKEEQLLQPALKRQRAMVEPRRIWTKRDIQADFCSWTASDPHIEDLKSQELSPVGLFELFFDEGTISFIVNETNRYAWQKNVNLGLTAQELKCVLGILILSGYISYPRRRMFWETSPDSHHHLVADAIRRDRFEVIFSYLHFADNNELDESDRFAKVRPLIVRMNCNFQKHAPLEEFYSFGESMCEYFGHRGSKQLPAGRPMQLGYKIWCGTTSRGYLVWFEPSQGTLFTKSDRGLDLGGSMVVKFVDALQERGCRPYHIFFDKVFTSVKLLSILKKKGVKATGTVHEYRTERCPLKDPKELKKMKRGSFDYKVDESEEIIVCRWHDGSVVNFCSNAVGIEPVGLTSHPSGAAKTRTQVHQPSLVKLYQEKGGGVSRMDQNIAKYKVKIRGMKWYSSFIGYVIDAALNNAWQLHRICSHDAQVDLLAFRRYVACVYLESNANVSSQGRRSRRLETESRFDMIGHWIVHQDKRTRCALCHSQTNTRCEKCQKGVHAKCFREYHIR